The following proteins are encoded in a genomic region of Streptomyces gobiensis:
- a CDS encoding beta-class carbonic anhydrase — MSISHRQRTVTDRLVEANAMYAAEFVDPGMDARPVLEVAIVACMDARLDLYAALGLELGDCHTIRNAGGVVTDDVIRSLTISQRGLGTRSVVLIHHTGCGLLNLTEDFRHELELEVGQRPTWAVESFRDLDQDVRQSMQKVRTSPFLLHTDDVRGFVFDVKTGLLREIDPAIRPER, encoded by the coding sequence ATGTCGATTTCCCATCGCCAGAGGACGGTCACCGACCGTCTCGTAGAAGCCAACGCAATGTACGCCGCCGAGTTCGTCGATCCAGGCATGGACGCCCGGCCCGTCCTCGAGGTCGCCATCGTCGCGTGTATGGACGCACGGCTTGACCTGTACGCCGCGCTCGGCCTTGAACTGGGGGACTGCCACACCATCCGCAACGCGGGCGGTGTGGTCACCGATGACGTCATCCGGTCCCTGACCATCAGCCAGCGCGGGCTGGGTACCCGCTCCGTCGTGCTCATCCACCACACGGGATGCGGACTGCTCAATCTGACCGAGGACTTCCGGCATGAGCTGGAGCTGGAGGTCGGCCAGCGGCCCACCTGGGCGGTGGAGTCCTTCCGGGATCTGGACCAGGACGTGCGCCAGTCGATGCAGAAGGTACGCACCTCGCCGTTCCTCTTGCACACTGACGATGTGCGCGGCTTTGTCTTCGATGTGAAGACGGGTCTCCTGCGCGAGATCGACCCGGCCATCCGTCCGGAACGGTGA
- a CDS encoding AAA family ATPase has product MTTYDERTKLSDLTTTADQVRRSVESVIEGKPEVVRLSLTVLLAEGHLLIEDVPGVGKTMLAKALARSIDCSVRRIQFTPDLLPSDITGVSVYDQQRRDFEFKPGAIFAQIVIGDEINRASPKTQSALLESMEERQVTVDGHTYELPDPFMVVATQNPVEMEGTYPLPEAQRDRFMARVSIGYPSPAAELEMLDVHGGFSPLADLQPVAHAHEIGKLIEAVREIHVAQAVRRYAVELVGATRNHPELRLGASPRATLQLLRAAKASAALSGREFTLPDDVQALAVPVLAHRLLPTAQAQLNRRTAEQVVTEIVRSTPVPDPSPQQPEPYGQQSPRRY; this is encoded by the coding sequence GTGACGACCTATGACGAGCGAACCAAGCTCAGCGATCTGACCACCACAGCGGATCAGGTGCGCCGCTCTGTGGAGAGCGTGATCGAGGGCAAGCCGGAGGTCGTAAGGCTCTCGCTGACCGTGCTGCTCGCCGAGGGGCATCTGCTGATCGAGGATGTGCCGGGCGTGGGGAAGACCATGCTGGCCAAGGCACTCGCGAGATCCATCGACTGCTCGGTGCGGCGCATTCAGTTCACCCCCGATCTGCTGCCCTCGGACATCACGGGGGTGAGCGTGTACGACCAGCAGCGGCGCGACTTCGAGTTCAAGCCCGGGGCCATCTTCGCGCAGATTGTGATCGGTGACGAGATCAACCGGGCCTCGCCCAAGACCCAGTCGGCGCTGCTGGAGTCGATGGAAGAGCGGCAGGTCACCGTCGACGGGCACACCTATGAACTGCCCGACCCGTTCATGGTGGTGGCCACCCAGAACCCGGTCGAGATGGAGGGCACCTATCCGCTGCCCGAGGCGCAGCGCGACCGCTTTATGGCCCGGGTGTCCATCGGTTACCCCAGCCCGGCCGCCGAGCTGGAAATGCTCGATGTGCACGGCGGATTCTCCCCGTTGGCCGATCTGCAGCCGGTGGCGCACGCCCACGAGATCGGCAAGCTGATCGAGGCGGTGCGGGAGATCCATGTGGCCCAGGCCGTGCGGCGGTACGCCGTCGAACTGGTGGGCGCCACCCGTAACCATCCCGAGCTCCGGCTGGGCGCCTCACCACGGGCCACGCTGCAGCTGCTGCGGGCCGCCAAAGCGTCGGCGGCGCTGAGCGGACGGGAGTTCACCCTGCCCGACGATGTGCAGGCACTCGCCGTACCGGTGCTCGCGCACCGACTGCTGCCCACCGCGCAGGCCCAGTTGAACCGGCGTACCGCCGAGCAGGTCGTCACCGAGATCGTGCGGAGCACCCCGGTGCCGGACCCGTCCCCGCAGCAGCCGGAGCCTTACGGTCAGCAGTCGCCGCGGAGGTACTGA